One genomic window of Pirellulales bacterium includes the following:
- a CDS encoding SOS response-associated peptidase gives MCGRFTLRTPAHAVADAFGLISTPDLQLRFNIAPTQLVAAVRFDPQQGGRQLTRLRWGLIPSWAADPSIGSRMINARADTVATKPAFRSAFKRRRCLVLADGFYEWKKVGSAKQPFFMRLKDDRPFAFAGLAEHWHRDGQTIDSCSIITTESNSLMAEIHDRMPVILPPAEYDL, from the coding sequence ATGTGCGGTCGCTTCACGCTGCGAACTCCGGCCCACGCCGTTGCGGACGCTTTTGGGCTGATTTCGACTCCGGATCTGCAACTGCGATTTAATATTGCGCCCACCCAGCTAGTGGCGGCGGTTCGATTTGATCCGCAACAGGGCGGCCGACAACTAACGCGATTGCGGTGGGGGTTGATTCCGTCTTGGGCTGCCGATCCTTCGATCGGCAGTCGAATGATCAATGCCCGCGCCGATACCGTGGCCACGAAGCCAGCATTCCGATCCGCTTTCAAACGGAGACGCTGCCTGGTTCTGGCCGATGGATTCTACGAATGGAAGAAAGTGGGATCGGCCAAGCAGCCGTTCTTCATGCGGCTGAAGGACGATCGTCCCTTCGCCTTTGCGGGACTTGCCGAGCATTGGCACCGCGACGGCCAAACGATCGATTCTTGTTCGATCATTACGACGGAATCGAACTCGTTGATGGCCGAAATCCACGATCGCATGCCGGTGATCCTACCTCCGGCTGAGTACGATCTGTAG
- a CDS encoding SDR family NAD(P)-dependent oxidoreductase has protein sequence MNIQGKVALVTGSGGLGSGRAEALRLAREGASVVVSDIHEAGGLETVHMIRADGGRAAFCRADMASDAAVSALVDYAVSTFGGVDILVNNASAPYRPTEPLDWWFQPVAVDLLGAMSAIRYCIPIMRSRGGGAIVNIGSTSALGHGRKHSGSPTYDVAKAAVTRLTTTLGWLGEKDNIRVNCLVPDWVAVPEVLEYWNALSPAQRRQQDVPEVLTTLDEVCDAVVELITADHLAGRVMVWWSGRPRQLIVAGDPGYAGLE, from the coding sequence ATGAACATTCAGGGCAAAGTGGCCCTTGTCACCGGCTCGGGCGGATTGGGGTCGGGACGTGCCGAGGCGCTGCGCCTGGCGCGCGAAGGGGCCTCGGTCGTGGTCTCGGACATCCATGAAGCGGGGGGCCTTGAGACGGTGCACATGATCCGTGCCGATGGCGGTCGCGCCGCCTTTTGCCGCGCCGATATGGCATCTGATGCCGCGGTGAGCGCGCTCGTCGATTATGCCGTCAGCACGTTCGGCGGCGTCGATATTCTTGTTAACAACGCCTCGGCGCCGTATCGGCCGACCGAGCCGCTCGATTGGTGGTTCCAGCCTGTCGCGGTCGATCTGCTGGGCGCAATGTCCGCGATTCGCTACTGCATTCCGATCATGCGCAGTCGTGGCGGCGGGGCGATCGTTAATATTGGCTCGACGTCGGCCCTGGGGCACGGGCGTAAGCATTCCGGCTCGCCCACATACGACGTGGCCAAGGCGGCCGTCACCCGGCTGACGACAACTCTTGGCTGGCTCGGCGAGAAGGACAACATTCGCGTCAATTGCCTCGTGCCCGATTGGGTGGCGGTGCCCGAGGTGCTGGAGTATTGGAACGCGCTTTCCCCCGCACAGCGCCGCCAACAAGATGTGCCCGAGGTGTTGACGACGCTCGACGAGGTTTGCGACGCTGTCGTAGAACTGATCACTGCTGACCATCTGGCGGGTCGGGTCATGGTGTGGTGGAGCGGTCGGCCGCGACAGTTGATCGTGGCGGGGGACCCGGGCTACGCTGGACTCGAGTGA
- a CDS encoding glucosamine-6-phosphate isomerase yields MPPRALSKISPDWWDYTTLDRSILDDAARLSAEDLLALARPGFDVRFYDTLEDFYLAEALEYITSWRQATAAAPAGICGPIGPTEQLPLVARLVNELELDLRHAHFWGMDEWVVEGREAPEDFPMSFARADMELCFNRIRPELRMPRKNIHFPKADAAEYVASYDLARCLVMQGGQGEVKHWAFNDPPRRDGAYRDQPPSPAEYRRLSTRIVELHPMTIIQNARTSGGGVVTNVPTQAVTVGPAETWRAEKVSIWHAGCHDNPFGLRLTTLMISKRLADSAVPMSLLADHPHVQFNFYRGGIGTCDAEMH; encoded by the coding sequence ATGCCACCCCGCGCGTTAAGCAAGATCAGTCCTGATTGGTGGGACTACACCACGTTGGATCGATCCATTCTCGATGATGCAGCGCGGCTTTCGGCTGAAGACCTTTTGGCGCTGGCGCGGCCGGGTTTTGACGTGCGGTTCTACGACACGCTGGAAGATTTCTATCTGGCCGAGGCGCTCGAATACATCACCAGTTGGCGGCAGGCGACCGCCGCTGCGCCGGCGGGAATTTGCGGACCGATCGGTCCCACCGAGCAGTTGCCGCTAGTGGCGCGATTGGTTAACGAATTGGAACTGGACCTGCGGCATGCGCATTTCTGGGGCATGGACGAATGGGTCGTCGAGGGGCGCGAAGCGCCTGAGGATTTTCCCATGTCGTTCGCTCGGGCGGACATGGAATTGTGCTTCAATCGCATCCGGCCCGAGCTGCGCATGCCGCGCAAGAACATCCATTTTCCCAAGGCCGACGCTGCCGAGTATGTGGCCAGCTACGATTTGGCCCGTTGCTTGGTCATGCAGGGAGGCCAGGGCGAAGTAAAGCATTGGGCCTTCAATGATCCGCCCCGCCGCGACGGGGCTTACCGCGACCAGCCCCCCTCGCCTGCCGAGTATCGACGCCTGTCGACGCGGATTGTGGAACTGCACCCGATGACGATCATTCAGAACGCCCGAACGTCGGGAGGCGGCGTTGTGACGAACGTACCTACCCAGGCCGTCACCGTGGGCCCGGCCGAGACGTGGCGCGCCGAGAAGGTTTCGATCTGGCACGCGGGCTGCCATGACAACCCCTTTGGACTGCGGCTGACAACGCTGATGATCTCGAAGCGTCTGGCCGACAGTGCCGTGCCCATGTCGCTGTTAGCGGACCATCCGCACGTGCAATTTAATTTCTACCGCGGCGGAATCGGCACCTGCGATGCCGAGATGCACTAG
- a CDS encoding pitrilysin family protein: protein MEFREHVLPNGLEVIAECNPRAHSMSLGFFVKTGSRDESPEVAGVSHFLEHMVFKGTARRTADDVNREFDEMGAHYNAFTSEEKTVYYAAVLPEYQGQALELLADIMRPALREADFDTEKQVILEEIQMYQDQPPFGMDDRCKAIHFGDHPLGHSVLGTLESVGQLPVGSMREYFGRRYSPSNLTLVATGLVDFEALVKAAEMQCGSWDRAAAPRAVEPARSRHAFECVQKEGVTQQYAIQIANGPSATQEERFASKLLTTILGDDSGSRLFWALVDPGLAEHASVGHYDYQGTGMYLTYVSCAPEAAAENLQSVLDIYREVQAKGVTVEELDQAKSKINARVVLSSERPRGRLFNVGANWLHRHEYRSVKDDLDAVDSVTREQITQVLARYPLSVSTTVTVGPAESIAEPK from the coding sequence TTGGAGTTTCGTGAGCACGTGCTGCCGAACGGATTGGAAGTTATCGCGGAGTGTAATCCTCGCGCCCATTCGATGTCATTGGGATTCTTCGTCAAGACAGGCTCGCGCGATGAAAGCCCCGAAGTGGCAGGCGTTAGCCATTTTCTCGAGCACATGGTGTTCAAAGGGACGGCGCGGCGCACGGCCGATGACGTGAATCGCGAGTTCGACGAGATGGGCGCGCATTACAACGCCTTCACCAGCGAAGAGAAGACGGTCTATTACGCCGCCGTCTTGCCCGAATACCAGGGGCAGGCTCTGGAACTGTTGGCCGACATCATGCGGCCGGCGCTGCGCGAAGCCGACTTCGACACCGAAAAGCAAGTCATTCTGGAAGAGATCCAGATGTACCAGGATCAGCCCCCTTTCGGCATGGATGATCGGTGCAAGGCGATCCATTTTGGCGATCACCCGTTAGGGCACAGCGTGCTCGGGACGTTGGAGAGCGTGGGGCAGCTGCCGGTCGGCTCGATGCGAGAGTACTTCGGCCGCCGTTACAGTCCGAGTAACCTGACCTTGGTGGCTACGGGCCTGGTTGATTTCGAGGCTCTGGTAAAAGCGGCCGAGATGCAATGCGGTAGCTGGGACCGCGCGGCGGCGCCGCGCGCCGTCGAACCGGCCCGTTCGCGCCATGCGTTCGAGTGCGTGCAAAAGGAGGGGGTCACGCAGCAGTACGCCATTCAGATCGCCAACGGACCCAGCGCCACGCAGGAAGAGCGATTCGCTTCGAAGCTGCTGACGACGATCTTGGGAGACGACTCCGGGAGCCGATTGTTTTGGGCACTCGTCGACCCTGGCCTGGCCGAGCATGCCAGCGTGGGGCATTACGACTATCAGGGTACTGGCATGTACCTGACCTATGTCAGCTGCGCGCCGGAAGCCGCGGCCGAAAATCTGCAAAGCGTGCTAGACATCTACCGTGAAGTGCAGGCCAAGGGAGTGACCGTCGAGGAGTTGGATCAAGCCAAGAGCAAGATCAACGCCCGCGTGGTGCTATCGAGCGAACGACCCCGTGGCCGGCTCTTCAACGTCGGCGCCAATTGGTTGCACCGGCACGAGTATCGTTCGGTCAAGGATGATTTGGACGCGGTGGATTCCGTTACGCGGGAACAAATCACGCAGGTGCTGGCTCGGTATCCGCTCTCGGTAAGTACCACTGTCACCGTCGGACCGGCGGAATCGATTGCCGAGCCGAAATAG
- a CDS encoding SHD1 domain-containing protein yields MPLSSGIVQGRWLLLNVLIYAVPALCILPNVVFAAPKRPQAAGSPQFKVGDRAIWEFAGKEHKGTVQSIDPNTGWITLKLDDGEFGGTKLGPASRFQKIASKKAKTVGNENPFETVEERASKSGPRTWSDQSGKFKIEGTLVKLENDAVTLKRKDAKEVTLPIEKLSAEDQEFLKGPRSSSSSADEVDESETPFPRSNAEASGARPIDVRKTSQWTYAPDARATKDVPATRIALGPKTFFEKPFQVFVSPENLQAVVVWLDEFQGKKSRVQVCNLRGDKLEESGDFARGQVPIAMSNDMSRVVAFSIASQERDTLYLYDVAGHKITPRMSWAPHTGQGPIKQNIQSARFIDKDHLLTINTDGAYVLWDVSGDVKPRYQIPKAAGKKPAFSAGGRYFALTVDGGIVIVEALTGNRAGFLEVDDHWNGLVSFDPTGHQLALVTGGQVRVWDLTKREITFDFAGGAGGHEQLDWPDENTLLVDNKMVIDVPHRVQIWTYTGNPVGTLVGDRLLYVEADQTCLLASGSVPNDEARNLVKSLQGDDLLKIQPGGTVSLDVQMAGFQQHREKVLEELKKSLTANGKQIADGSNVKLVVTVKPGDVKQLAYRTMGKGRAVQQHTVATQLTSLAYQIDGKTVWSGGGEILPTFVRSAKDESVDAAISRQISENVAGLGNARIPKYVANLPPDKVAGTSKMP; encoded by the coding sequence ATGCCGCTGAGCTCCGGTATTGTCCAAGGCCGTTGGCTGTTACTAAACGTTTTGATCTACGCGGTCCCCGCGCTTTGTATCCTGCCCAACGTTGTGTTCGCGGCACCAAAACGCCCGCAAGCGGCCGGGTCGCCCCAGTTCAAAGTAGGCGACCGCGCCATTTGGGAATTTGCCGGCAAAGAACATAAGGGAACCGTCCAATCGATCGACCCGAACACCGGCTGGATCACACTGAAGCTCGATGACGGTGAGTTTGGGGGCACGAAGCTTGGACCGGCCAGCAGGTTCCAAAAAATCGCCAGCAAGAAAGCGAAGACGGTCGGCAACGAGAACCCGTTCGAGACCGTTGAAGAGCGGGCCAGTAAGAGCGGTCCGCGGACCTGGAGCGATCAGAGCGGCAAGTTCAAAATCGAAGGCACGCTCGTCAAACTCGAAAACGACGCAGTGACACTTAAGCGCAAAGACGCCAAAGAAGTCACATTGCCGATCGAAAAGCTTAGCGCCGAGGACCAAGAGTTCCTCAAGGGACCCCGCAGTTCTTCATCCTCGGCAGACGAAGTCGACGAGAGCGAGACGCCGTTCCCCCGCAGCAATGCCGAGGCCAGCGGAGCGCGCCCGATAGATGTTCGCAAGACCTCGCAATGGACCTACGCACCTGATGCCAGGGCGACGAAGGATGTGCCCGCAACTCGCATTGCGCTAGGCCCCAAGACCTTCTTCGAAAAGCCGTTTCAGGTTTTCGTCTCGCCCGAGAATCTCCAGGCAGTGGTCGTGTGGCTCGACGAGTTTCAAGGAAAGAAATCTCGCGTGCAGGTTTGTAATTTGCGGGGCGACAAACTCGAGGAATCGGGAGATTTCGCGCGTGGCCAGGTGCCGATTGCCATGTCGAACGACATGAGCCGCGTGGTGGCCTTCAGTATTGCCAGCCAGGAACGAGACACGCTTTACCTATACGACGTCGCCGGGCACAAGATCACGCCACGCATGAGTTGGGCTCCGCACACTGGGCAAGGGCCGATCAAGCAGAACATTCAATCGGCGCGATTCATCGATAAAGACCATCTGCTCACGATCAATACCGACGGTGCCTATGTACTGTGGGATGTCTCCGGAGACGTCAAGCCGAGGTATCAAATCCCCAAGGCTGCTGGCAAGAAGCCGGCGTTTAGCGCCGGCGGACGATACTTTGCCCTGACGGTCGACGGCGGCATTGTCATCGTCGAAGCGCTAACGGGGAATCGCGCCGGATTTCTGGAGGTCGACGACCACTGGAACGGATTGGTTTCCTTCGATCCCACGGGGCATCAGTTGGCGCTGGTCACAGGCGGGCAGGTGCGCGTGTGGGATTTGACGAAGCGCGAGATCACGTTCGACTTCGCCGGCGGCGCAGGAGGACATGAGCAGCTTGATTGGCCTGACGAAAATACGCTGCTGGTGGATAACAAGATGGTGATCGATGTTCCGCACCGCGTTCAAATCTGGACGTACACAGGCAATCCGGTCGGAACGCTCGTCGGTGACCGATTGCTTTATGTCGAAGCCGACCAGACCTGCCTATTGGCCAGCGGATCTGTGCCAAACGACGAAGCGCGGAACCTCGTAAAATCACTCCAGGGCGACGACCTGCTCAAGATTCAGCCCGGCGGCACTGTCAGCTTGGACGTGCAAATGGCAGGCTTTCAACAGCACCGCGAGAAAGTCCTGGAAGAACTCAAAAAAAGCCTTACCGCCAACGGCAAACAAATCGCCGACGGCAGCAATGTAAAACTCGTAGTGACCGTTAAGCCGGGCGATGTGAAGCAACTCGCTTATCGGACCATGGGCAAAGGCCGCGCCGTCCAACAACACACGGTCGCCACGCAATTGACATCTCTCGCCTATCAAATCGACGGCAAGACCGTTTGGAGCGGCGGCGGCGAGATACTCCCCACGTTTGTCAGATCGGCCAAGGACGAATCGGTCGATGCTGCGATCTCGCGTCAAATCAGCGAAAACGTGGCCGGCTTGGGAAACGCACGCATTCCGAAATACGTGGCCAACCTCCCGCCTGACAAGGTCGCTGGCACGTCTAAGATGCCTTAG
- a CDS encoding PIG-L family deacetylase: MARRVFAIAAHPDDIEFVMAGTLLHLRAAGYEIHYLNVANGCCGSSVTDATTTARLRRDEARRACQLIGAAFHESLTNDLEIFYDRPTLARLAAIVRQVSPEIVLTHSPIDYMEDHTNTCRLAVTAAFARGMPNFAVEPPTPAVDQAVTIYHAQPHGNCDALGAPVRPGLFVDIGGVIEEKAAMLAAHESQQCWLDESQGLGSYITSMRELSREVGRMSGRFTYAEGWRRHSHLGFCTAEADPLVQALRPAGVLAAAND; this comes from the coding sequence ATGGCTCGACGCGTTTTTGCCATCGCCGCGCATCCCGATGATATCGAATTCGTGATGGCTGGGACGCTGCTGCACCTGCGCGCGGCTGGCTATGAGATTCATTATCTGAACGTAGCCAACGGTTGTTGTGGGTCGAGCGTTACCGACGCCACGACCACCGCCCGGCTGCGCCGTGACGAAGCACGGCGCGCCTGCCAGTTGATTGGCGCCGCGTTTCATGAAAGCCTGACGAATGATCTGGAGATATTCTACGACCGCCCGACCCTGGCCCGATTGGCGGCGATCGTGCGCCAGGTGTCGCCCGAGATCGTGCTAACCCACTCGCCAATCGATTACATGGAAGACCACACGAACACCTGCCGGCTGGCGGTGACGGCGGCCTTTGCACGGGGGATGCCTAACTTCGCCGTCGAGCCCCCCACGCCTGCGGTGGATCAAGCGGTGACGATCTATCACGCGCAGCCGCACGGTAATTGCGACGCCCTGGGAGCGCCGGTGCGACCAGGCCTCTTTGTCGATATCGGTGGCGTGATCGAAGAGAAGGCTGCCATGCTTGCTGCGCACGAGAGCCAGCAGTGTTGGCTCGACGAAAGCCAAGGCTTGGGTTCCTACATCACGTCGATGCGCGAGCTATCTCGCGAGGTCGGACGGATGTCGGGCCGGTTCACGTATGCCGAGGGATGGCGCCGGCACAGCCATCTTGGCTTTTGTACGGCCGAGGCCGATCCGCTGGTGCAGGCTCTTCGTCCGGCAGGCGTGCTAGCTGCTGCCAATGATTAA
- a CDS encoding PSD1 and planctomycete cytochrome C domain-containing protein yields the protein MRFVRALALCLACFSCSLRAASCAEIATPSQEDAERFFETEVRPMLVARCLACHGSEKQEAGLRLDSREALLKGSDAELVVVPGEPDKSPLIHAVRYDGDVKMPPAARLEDKELALLTTWVKMGVPWGGAKVAGAVEDMQARATRAKATHWAYQPIVRPEPPTNVSDPAWTVNPIDRFICAELDRAALRPSSAADRRTLLRRATFDLTGLPATVAEIEAFVNDPAADAFAKAVDGLLASPAYGQRWGRHWMDVARYSDTKGYVFTEDRRYPYAYTYRDYVIRALNEDRPYDEFIRQQLAADQLNVADRRDLAAMGFLTVGRRFSNNIHDIIDDRIDVVTRGVMGLTLTCARCHDHKYDPLPTDDYYSLYGVFASSIEPSDPPLIGEPQESEAYQQFVAELAQREKALNEFRDTKYREMLNELRGRVKDYLCQVVIDTMKDSLPDDADLSFNSDELRPQVVRRWKQYIERTAREPEPVFALWHEFAALPRDKFDEGAKAIVERLRAGSDDPAKPINPVIRSAFVKATVPDSMLDAARVYGDTLVETEKSWLALVQPQPPAAGAEAPKTPERFPDDGAEQLRQVLYAHGAPPAVPVDEARRVFDRATQNELGKLRKSVDEIKVNSPAAPPRAMVLNDAPTPHHPHVFLRGDPARVDREVPRRFVQFLATEPGKPFSQGSGRLELAREITRADNPLTARVMANRVWMHHFGAPLVRTPGDFGLRSEPPTHPALLDYLARSLIDEGWSLKRLHRLIMLSNTYAQASDNRPEGVAADPENRLLWRANRRRLDFEAMRDSLLVSAGRLDGSLEGRSIDIWQQPYSVRRSVYAFVDRQDLPGVFRMFDFASPDVSMPQRPVTTVPQQALFAMNSPFVLEQARHLAARTEVLAATEPAAKIRALYRAALARDAEQDEVQAGVDFVARFGPSPSAPAGTPNGATPADSAPPATVAPVTVPTAAAPVPTDPATPLSPWEQYAQALLMANEFMFID from the coding sequence ATGCGGTTCGTCCGCGCGCTAGCTCTGTGCCTTGCCTGCTTTAGTTGCAGCCTTCGGGCGGCGTCGTGCGCCGAGATTGCCACGCCAAGCCAGGAAGATGCCGAGCGGTTCTTCGAGACCGAGGTGCGACCCATGCTGGTCGCCCGCTGCCTGGCCTGCCATGGATCGGAAAAGCAGGAGGCAGGGCTACGGCTCGACTCACGCGAAGCCCTGCTCAAAGGGAGTGATGCCGAGTTGGTCGTCGTGCCGGGCGAACCCGACAAGAGCCCGTTGATTCACGCCGTTCGTTACGACGGCGATGTGAAAATGCCTCCGGCGGCCCGGCTCGAAGACAAGGAGCTGGCGCTGCTCACCACCTGGGTCAAGATGGGTGTCCCATGGGGCGGGGCCAAGGTGGCCGGCGCGGTCGAGGACATGCAGGCCCGCGCCACGCGCGCCAAGGCGACACATTGGGCCTACCAACCGATCGTTCGGCCCGAGCCGCCGACAAACGTGAGCGATCCGGCCTGGACCGTCAACCCGATCGACCGTTTCATTTGCGCGGAACTCGATCGAGCCGCGCTCCGCCCGTCGTCGGCAGCGGATCGCCGCACATTGTTGCGCCGCGCCACGTTCGATCTGACGGGGCTGCCGGCCACGGTGGCCGAGATCGAGGCGTTCGTCAATGATCCTGCCGCCGACGCGTTTGCCAAGGCCGTCGATGGCTTGCTCGCCTCGCCGGCGTACGGACAACGTTGGGGCCGGCACTGGATGGACGTGGCACGCTATTCAGATACCAAAGGTTATGTATTTACCGAAGACCGTCGGTATCCCTATGCCTATACCTATCGCGATTACGTAATCCGTGCGCTTAACGAAGATCGACCGTACGACGAGTTCATCCGTCAGCAGTTGGCTGCGGATCAACTGAACGTCGCCGACCGGCGCGATCTGGCGGCAATGGGCTTTTTGACGGTCGGTCGTCGTTTCAGCAACAACATTCACGACATTATCGACGATCGCATCGATGTGGTCACTCGGGGAGTGATGGGATTAACTCTCACCTGTGCGCGCTGCCATGATCACAAATACGACCCGCTGCCGACCGACGATTACTATTCTCTCTACGGGGTCTTCGCCAGCAGCATCGAGCCAAGCGATCCCCCCTTGATCGGCGAGCCGCAAGAAAGCGAAGCTTATCAACAGTTCGTGGCCGAACTGGCCCAGCGCGAGAAGGCGCTCAACGAATTTCGCGACACGAAATACCGCGAGATGCTTAACGAGCTGCGCGGTCGGGTCAAAGACTACCTCTGCCAGGTCGTCATCGACACGATGAAGGACTCGCTGCCCGACGACGCCGACTTGTCGTTTAATTCCGACGAGCTGCGCCCGCAGGTCGTGCGGCGCTGGAAGCAATACATCGAAAGAACCGCGCGCGAGCCCGAGCCGGTGTTCGCTCTGTGGCATGAATTTGCAGCCCTCCCGCGCGACAAGTTCGACGAAGGGGCCAAGGCCATTGTCGAGCGATTACGCGCCGGGTCCGACGACCCAGCCAAGCCGATCAATCCCGTGATTCGTTCTGCCTTCGTCAAGGCGACGGTGCCGGATTCCATGCTGGACGCGGCCCGCGTGTACGGCGACACGCTCGTGGAAACGGAAAAGTCGTGGCTGGCGCTCGTGCAACCGCAACCACCGGCCGCAGGTGCCGAAGCTCCCAAGACGCCGGAAAGATTTCCCGACGACGGCGCCGAGCAGCTGCGCCAGGTGTTGTACGCACACGGTGCCCCGCCCGCCGTGCCGGTCGACGAAGCCCGCCGCGTGTTCGATCGTGCCACGCAGAACGAGTTGGGCAAGCTGCGTAAATCCGTTGATGAAATCAAAGTCAACTCGCCCGCGGCTCCCCCTCGCGCGATGGTCCTCAACGATGCGCCAACGCCGCACCATCCGCACGTGTTTCTGCGCGGCGACCCCGCACGGGTCGATCGCGAGGTACCACGACGCTTCGTGCAGTTTTTGGCCACTGAACCAGGCAAGCCCTTTAGCCAGGGGAGCGGACGACTCGAGCTAGCCCGAGAGATTACGCGCGCAGACAATCCGCTCACCGCCCGCGTGATGGCGAATCGCGTCTGGATGCATCATTTCGGGGCGCCCCTGGTGCGCACGCCGGGTGATTTTGGCCTCCGTAGCGAGCCGCCGACGCATCCAGCATTGCTCGATTACCTGGCCCGTTCGCTGATCGACGAAGGCTGGTCGCTAAAACGACTGCACCGTTTGATCATGCTCTCCAACACCTACGCCCAGGCCAGCGATAATCGTCCCGAGGGGGTCGCCGCTGATCCTGAGAATCGCCTGCTGTGGCGGGCCAACCGGCGGCGGCTCGATTTCGAGGCTATGCGCGACTCGTTGTTAGTCTCGGCCGGTCGGCTGGACGGCAGTTTGGAAGGGCGATCGATCGACATCTGGCAGCAGCCCTACAGCGTGCGCCGATCGGTGTACGCCTTTGTCGACCGCCAGGATCTGCCCGGGGTATTTCGCATGTTCGATTTTGCCAGCCCCGACGTAAGCATGCCGCAACGCCCCGTCACCACGGTGCCGCAACAGGCGCTGTTTGCCATGAACTCGCCGTTCGTGTTAGAGCAGGCGCGGCATTTGGCGGCTCGGACCGAAGTTCTGGCGGCGACAGAACCTGCGGCCAAGATCCGGGCGTTGTACCGCGCAGCGCTCGCCCGTGATGCGGAACAGGATGAAGTGCAAGCGGGCGTCGACTTTGTTGCGCGATTTGGGCCGAGCCCCAGCGCGCCCGCGGGCACGCCGAATGGGGCCACGCCTGCGGACTCTGCTCCGCCTGCGACTGTGGCGCCCGTAACTGTACCAACTGCGGCAGCGCCTGTGCCAACCGATCCAGCCACTCCGCTGTCGCCGTGGGAACAGTATGCCCAGGCGTTGTTGATGGCGAACGAGTTCATGTTTATCGATTGA
- a CDS encoding DUF1501 domain-containing protein, which translates to MSRADRHNRQLVGEPPLTRREMLRRSGLGLGMLGLAGLVDPAGSARIALGATGGDANPMVPRAPQFTARAKHVIHIFANGGPSHVDTFDPKPSLAKYAGQMLPNENLRTERKTGAALPSPFKFQKYGQSGTEVSELFPHTAQFVDDMAIIRSMHADVPNHEPSLMLMNCGESRLPRPSFGSWTTYGLGTENQNLPGFIAMCPGGYPIKDAENWQSAFLPGAYQGTYINTQHTELEKLVENVRNAAVGRDDQRRQLDLVQELNRRHLARRAGDASLEARIHSLELAYGMQMEASDAFDVSREPQHVLDAYGEGVQARQLLIARRLIERGVRFVQVWHGAGQPWDNHDDIEVNHRKLAGQCDRGIAALLRDLKERGLLDETLVMWGGEFGRTPTVELPQAGANAGKVNGRDHNHYGFSMWLAGGGVKGGTVYGATDEFGFQAVENK; encoded by the coding sequence ATGTCTCGTGCAGATCGACACAATCGTCAACTCGTGGGTGAGCCGCCGCTCACGCGGCGCGAGATGCTGCGCCGCTCTGGGTTGGGTCTTGGCATGCTTGGCCTGGCCGGGCTGGTCGACCCCGCGGGGTCGGCGCGAATCGCATTGGGCGCAACTGGGGGCGATGCCAATCCGATGGTGCCGCGGGCACCACAATTCACGGCCCGCGCCAAGCATGTGATTCACATTTTTGCGAACGGCGGGCCGTCGCACGTTGACACGTTCGATCCCAAGCCCTCATTGGCAAAATACGCCGGCCAGATGCTGCCGAACGAGAATCTGCGCACCGAACGAAAAACGGGTGCGGCTTTGCCCTCGCCGTTCAAGTTCCAGAAATACGGCCAGAGCGGCACCGAGGTCAGCGAACTGTTCCCGCATACGGCCCAGTTCGTGGACGACATGGCCATCATCCGCTCGATGCACGCCGACGTGCCGAATCACGAGCCGTCGCTGATGCTGATGAACTGCGGCGAATCGCGTTTGCCGCGGCCCAGCTTTGGTTCCTGGACCACTTATGGATTGGGAACCGAGAATCAGAACTTGCCCGGCTTCATTGCCATGTGTCCGGGTGGTTATCCGATCAAAGATGCCGAAAATTGGCAGTCGGCATTTCTTCCTGGCGCGTACCAGGGAACCTACATCAATACGCAACACACTGAGCTGGAAAAGCTGGTCGAGAACGTCCGCAACGCGGCGGTCGGTCGAGACGACCAACGCCGGCAGCTCGATTTGGTGCAGGAATTGAATCGCCGCCATTTGGCACGCCGGGCGGGGGATGCCTCGCTCGAAGCGAGGATCCATTCTCTGGAGCTGGCCTATGGCATGCAAATGGAGGCCAGCGACGCCTTCGACGTGTCGCGCGAGCCGCAACACGTTCTGGACGCTTACGGCGAAGGCGTGCAGGCGCGGCAGTTGCTGATTGCCCGGCGACTTATCGAGCGCGGTGTCCGATTCGTGCAAGTCTGGCACGGAGCCGGCCAACCGTGGGACAATCACGACGATATCGAGGTCAATCATCGCAAGCTGGCGGGCCAATGCGACCGTGGCATCGCCGCCTTACTGCGCGATCTGAAGGAGCGCGGCCTGCTCGACGAGACGCTGGTCATGTGGGGCGGTGAGTTTGGCCGGACGCCTACGGTCGAGTTGCCTCAGGCGGGCGCCAACGCCGGCAAAGTGAACGGCCGCGACCACAATCACTACGGCTTTTCTATGTGGCTGGCCGGCGGCGGAGTCAAAGGGGGCACCGTATATGGCGCCACCGATGAATTCGGCTTCCAAGCAGTCGAAAACAAA